Proteins encoded in a region of the Spirochaeta lutea genome:
- the pyrC gene encoding dihydroorotase, with amino-acid sequence MSDHILIEIPKPDDFHLHLRQGPALDQYTRHSARDFQRALVMPNTQPPLKSARQIRDYGQAIRTAAEQAGYPEFTPLLTFKLGEDVDPAGLEELQAAGVVAGKYYPRGATTNSEDGVQDFRSMYPLLEAMEAGDVVLCIHGEDPGAFSLDRERAFLPVLRTLVRDFPRLRIVLEHITTRDALDALAELPDRVGATVTLHHLLCNLDDMIGGHLNPHLFCKPVLKAPDHQAALQKAVLEGRERIFFGSDSAPHPVHDKESACGCAGVYTAPVALAMAAQWFAENGALERFEAFVARTGADFYRIPRPGDYPESKGIRIIERSWQVPERYENVVPFAAGRELQYQTEQV; translated from the coding sequence ATGTCCGATCACATACTCATAGAGATTCCCAAACCCGATGATTTTCACCTGCATCTCCGTCAAGGTCCCGCCCTGGATCAGTACACCCGCCACAGCGCCAGGGATTTCCAGCGGGCCCTGGTCATGCCCAATACCCAGCCGCCCCTAAAATCCGCCCGGCAGATACGGGATTACGGCCAGGCCATCCGAACAGCAGCCGAGCAGGCCGGGTATCCGGAGTTTACTCCCCTGTTAACCTTCAAACTCGGGGAGGATGTGGATCCCGCCGGCTTGGAGGAACTACAGGCTGCAGGGGTGGTGGCCGGGAAGTATTATCCCCGGGGAGCGACTACCAACAGTGAAGACGGGGTACAGGATTTCCGGAGTATGTATCCCCTGTTGGAGGCGATGGAGGCCGGGGATGTGGTGCTGTGCATCCATGGGGAAGATCCGGGGGCCTTCAGTCTGGATCGGGAGAGGGCCTTTTTGCCCGTACTGCGGACCCTGGTACGGGATTTTCCCCGGCTCAGAATAGTACTGGAGCATATCACTACCCGGGATGCCTTGGATGCCTTGGCGGAGCTGCCTGACCGGGTGGGGGCAACGGTAACCCTGCACCACCTGCTTTGTAATCTGGATGATATGATCGGCGGACATTTAAATCCCCATCTATTTTGTAAACCCGTACTCAAGGCTCCGGATCACCAGGCCGCATTGCAGAAAGCGGTGCTGGAGGGCCGGGAGCGGATATTTTTCGGGAGCGATTCTGCGCCCCATCCGGTCCATGACAAGGAGTCGGCCTGCGGATGCGCCGGTGTCTACACTGCCCCGGTCGCCCTGGCGATGGCGGCCCAGTGGTTCGCCGAGAACGGGGCCTTGGAACGTTTTGAGGCCTTCGTGGCTCGCACCGGGGCGGATTTTTACCGCATCCCCCGACCGGGAGACTACCCCGAATCCAAAGGAATCCGTATTATAGAACGGTCCTGGCAGGTGCCGGAGCGCTATGAGAATGTGGTGCCCTTTGCCGCCGGCCGGGAACTACAGTATCAGACGGAGCAGGTATAA
- a CDS encoding 1-(5-phosphoribosyl)-5-[(5-phosphoribosylamino)methylideneamino]imidazole-4-carboxamide isomerase, whose product MVIIPAIDMIDGKAVRLHQGDYGTKKDYGDPVDAAKELTDLGATRIHLVDLDAARAKADGSDREQVRNNRRIMERIRSRVPGLLEVGGGIRTREDAAELLERGMDRLILGTLFARQPEVGGQWVEEFGPVFLAGIDARDGEVKIAGWEAGSAIQDIDLARRAKAQGLCGIVYTNIAMDGTLAGPDIQRSIEVARAGDLPLVVSGGVGSNDDIRRVAESQDQGLTAVITGRAYYEGRISLAELFREFPQPREFSW is encoded by the coding sequence ATGGTTATCATTCCGGCCATCGATATGATTGACGGTAAGGCGGTGCGGCTGCACCAGGGTGATTACGGGACAAAGAAAGACTACGGCGATCCCGTGGATGCCGCCAAGGAGCTGACGGATCTCGGGGCCACGCGGATTCACTTGGTAGATCTGGATGCGGCCCGAGCAAAGGCGGACGGCAGCGACCGGGAACAGGTTCGCAACAACCGGCGTATTATGGAGCGCATCCGCAGCCGGGTTCCAGGGCTGTTGGAGGTTGGAGGCGGCATCCGTACCCGGGAGGATGCGGCGGAGCTTTTGGAGCGTGGTATGGACCGCCTGATTCTCGGCACCCTCTTTGCCCGGCAGCCCGAGGTCGGGGGACAGTGGGTTGAGGAGTTCGGACCGGTATTTTTAGCAGGGATTGACGCCCGGGACGGAGAGGTTAAGATTGCCGGCTGGGAGGCTGGCAGCGCTATCCAGGACATCGATCTGGCCCGCCGGGCGAAAGCCCAGGGCTTGTGCGGTATTGTATACACGAACATCGCCATGGACGGTACCCTGGCCGGACCGGATATTCAGCGCAGCATCGAGGTCGCCCGGGCTGGGGATCTGCCCTTGGTGGTTTCCGGGGGGGTCGGCAGCAATGACGACATCCGCCGGGTTGCGGAGAGTCAGGACCAGGGACTCACCGCGGTCATTACCGGCCGGGCCTATTATGAGGGCCGGATATCCCTGGCGGAGCTGTTCCGGGAATTTCCCCAACCCCGGGAATTTAGCTGGTAG
- the hisE gene encoding phosphoribosyl-ATP diphosphatase: MQTPEKDGAVQPLIIENTGGDLLSAGLINTKGIQKSLEQGGLWTLDGSTGRLLPLSGAGKLQDLRQERGMVRAVVTGFEGAPQKQNGGDSNAGPTTPAPGDQEAVTQPEETQADPGQVMTELQDLIRQRKIQMPEGSYTTHLFSKGEEKIRKKTGEEAVEILLARSDEELVYESADFLYHLLVLFVQRGIDFNTIFQELARR; encoded by the coding sequence ATGCAGACACCTGAGAAAGACGGAGCGGTACAGCCCCTTATTATCGAAAACACCGGGGGAGACCTGCTTTCCGCGGGACTTATCAACACCAAGGGTATTCAGAAGTCTCTTGAACAGGGCGGGCTTTGGACCTTGGACGGATCAACCGGACGCCTGTTGCCCCTGAGCGGAGCAGGGAAGCTGCAGGATCTTCGTCAGGAGCGCGGTATGGTCCGGGCGGTGGTTACAGGCTTTGAAGGGGCTCCTCAAAAGCAGAATGGAGGGGATTCTAATGCCGGACCAACCACCCCGGCCCCCGGGGATCAGGAAGCTGTGACTCAGCCAGAGGAAACCCAGGCGGACCCCGGACAGGTAATGACAGAGCTTCAAGACCTTATCCGTCAGCGAAAGATTCAGATGCCCGAGGGCAGTTATACCACCCACCTATTCTCCAAGGGCGAAGAGAAGATCCGGAAAAAGACCGGAGAAGAGGCGGTGGAGATCCTCCTTGCTCGCAGCGATGAAGAGTTGGTGTATGAGTCAGCAGATTTTCTGTATCATCTCTTGGTGCTCTTCGTGCAACGGGGCATTGATTTTAATACGATTTTCCAGGAGCTTGCCCGGCGGTAG
- a CDS encoding sensor histidine kinase translates to MKKPVRPIFVKLLLSYSMVSFLPLALVWFSLLLWGRGFAVQQGEQRAERGILELSGNIDAALGGFLALARSLADDPIVQESIRGSQAEWTPDQELALYSALYRGIGSHLHTIDITLTSMDGMQRHTTGVLAEDYDFRNYQNRLGIPDGVLSGNPGYSLGIRQGAGLSIWVGLPGGVLILDIHHAALNSYVDSSPFRDLYLVDRRGFAIFDLLRPQQITGFSDEPQLGIVFSPEVMRQPEADLLVHRRDLEAGRISLVGLTDLAPAFQSLSELLAVGLWLMVAAGILTVIISIRISRSISRPIHRIVTAMAGGNQGPKRIQELRVGTNTAGVETPRDELDYLMVHYNRMVGTIDQLIVQIRQEERALREAERRALQAWVNPHFLYNTLGSIKSMAKLGQGQVVADMITELGKILRFAITDTGGMVTVQQSMAQIRSYLRIQKMRYQDRIVFSEYVDARLLELLVPKLLIQPLVENAILHGVEATPEPVEISVRVEVAGPEEESVQIIVENTTPPALGPVREAAPEQDTEAGAGMGFENVRRRVQAVYGDAGRVEFFRGDLRTQARIIIPRRANLQPTEEGNG, encoded by the coding sequence GTGAAGAAACCGGTTCGTCCTATTTTTGTTAAACTGCTTCTCTCGTATTCCATGGTAAGTTTTTTACCCCTGGCATTGGTCTGGTTCAGTCTGCTGTTGTGGGGGCGGGGTTTCGCCGTTCAGCAGGGTGAACAGAGGGCTGAGCGGGGTATTCTGGAGCTGTCGGGGAATATTGACGCGGCCTTGGGTGGGTTCTTGGCGTTGGCTCGGAGTCTCGCTGACGATCCCATTGTGCAGGAGAGCATTCGGGGTTCCCAGGCAGAATGGACGCCGGACCAGGAGCTTGCCCTGTACTCGGCTCTATACCGGGGGATCGGCAGCCATCTGCATACCATCGACATCACCCTTACCAGCATGGACGGCATGCAGCGCCATACCACCGGGGTGTTGGCCGAGGACTATGATTTTAGAAATTACCAGAACCGCCTCGGAATTCCTGACGGAGTCCTCTCGGGGAACCCGGGGTATTCCCTAGGCATTCGCCAGGGGGCCGGACTGTCCATCTGGGTTGGTCTGCCCGGAGGGGTGCTGATTTTGGATATTCATCACGCAGCCCTGAACAGCTACGTAGATTCGTCCCCCTTCCGTGATCTGTACCTGGTGGACCGTAGAGGGTTTGCCATCTTCGACCTGCTCCGGCCCCAGCAGATAACCGGATTTTCCGACGAACCCCAGCTCGGTATTGTGTTCTCCCCGGAGGTGATGCGGCAGCCCGAGGCGGATCTTCTGGTGCACCGCCGGGACCTGGAAGCCGGACGGATCTCACTGGTAGGCCTCACCGATTTGGCTCCCGCCTTTCAGAGTCTCAGCGAGCTGTTAGCCGTGGGCTTATGGCTCATGGTGGCGGCAGGGATTTTAACGGTCATCATCTCGATCCGGATCAGCAGATCCATCAGCAGGCCGATCCACCGCATTGTGACGGCCATGGCCGGAGGGAATCAGGGGCCCAAGCGGATCCAGGAACTCCGGGTCGGAACAAATACGGCCGGGGTGGAGACCCCCAGGGACGAGCTGGATTACCTTATGGTCCACTATAACCGGATGGTCGGTACCATCGATCAATTAATTGTGCAGATTAGGCAGGAGGAGCGGGCACTCCGGGAGGCTGAGCGGCGGGCATTGCAGGCCTGGGTGAATCCCCATTTTTTATACAACACCCTGGGATCCATCAAGTCCATGGCGAAGCTTGGTCAGGGCCAGGTAGTGGCAGACATGATTACCGAGCTGGGAAAGATCCTCAGGTTTGCCATAACCGACACCGGGGGCATGGTTACGGTACAGCAGAGTATGGCTCAGATTCGAAGCTATCTGCGGATTCAAAAAATGCGCTACCAGGACCGCATTGTTTTCTCCGAATATGTCGACGCGAGGCTCCTTGAGCTATTGGTTCCGAAACTTCTGATTCAACCCTTGGTGGAAAATGCCATCCTCCACGGGGTTGAAGCGACTCCCGAGCCGGTAGAGATTTCCGTGAGGGTTGAGGTAGCCGGCCCGGAAGAGGAGTCGGTGCAGATTATTGTTGAAAACACGACTCCCCCCGCCCTGGGGCCGGTGAGAGAGGCGGCCCCGGAACAGGATACC